The genomic window ATGTTCGGCGACTTGCCGCCCAGCTCCAGCGTCACCGGCTTGATGTTCTCGGACGCGTACTGCATGATCAGCCGGCCCGTCGTGGTCTCGCCCGTGAAGGCGACCTTCGCGACGCGCGGGCTGGACGCGAGCGGCTTGCCCGCCTCCGCGCCGAAGCCGTTGACGATGTTCACGACGCCCGGCGGGAGCAGATCGGCGACGAGGCTCATCCAGAAGTGGACGGACGCCGGGGTCTGTTCGGCGGGCTTCAGGACGACGGCGTTGCCCGCGGCCAGCGCGGGGGCCAGCTTCCAGACCGCCATCAGGATGGGGAAGTTCCACGGAATGATCTGCGCCACGACGCCGAGCGGCTCGTGGAAGTGGTAGGCGACCGTCGAGTCGTCCAGTTCGCTCAGCGATCCCTCCTGGGCCCGCAGCACCCCCGCGAAGTAGCGGAAGTGGTCGATGGCCAGCGGGATGTCGGCGGCCAGCGTCTCCCGGACCGGCTTGCCGTTCTCCCAGCTCTCCGCGACCGCCAGCTCCTCCAGATGCGCCTCCATCCGGTCGGCGATCCGCAGCAGGATGTTCGCCCGTGCCTCGGGCGCGGTACGCCCCCACGCCGGGGCCGCGGCGTGCGCGGCGTCCAGGGCGCGCTCGACGTCCTCCGCGGTGCCCCGGGCGATCTCGGTGAAGGGCTGCCCGTTGACGGGGCTGGGGTTCTCGAAGTACCGGCCCTGGGCGGGCGGCACGGACTCCCCGCCGATCCAGTGGTCGTAGCGGGGTGCGAACGTGACGATGGCGCCGTCCGTGCCCGGCGCTGCGTATCGGGTCATCTGGCAGACCTCCCGAGGTTGCCGCCGCCCGCCGTTGGACGGCGCTCGGCGTCGACGCTACGAGGGGCGACGTTGCAACCGGGTTGCGGCGTACGTCCCGCGCCGCGGGGACGGGCCACGCCGAGTGCTCGTCGAGGCCGTGCTACGCCGAGTACTCCTCGTCCAGCTCGCGCACACGGGCCTGTGCAGCAGCCCGCCGCCCCCGCGGCAGCACCGCGGCAAGCGCCTGCCACGCCGCCAGGTCGTCCTCGCCCCACGGGCTGTACGCCCAGTCCGACAGCAGCCCCGGATCGCCGCGCGCGATGACCGCGGCACGCAGCTGGTCCGCCAGCCGCCGCCGAAGCCGTACGACACCGGGGGCCCGGGACCCCGGGAGCAGCGGGCCCGCGTACCCGCTGACCGCCGCCGCCACCGCGCCCGAGGCGAGCCGGCGCGCCGCCGCGTCGAAGTCCGCGTCGACCGGCACCGCCAGCCGGTACGGGCGTGACAGCAGCAGCCGCGGCCCCAGCAGGGCGCGCAGCCGGGAGAGTTCGGCGCGCAGCGTGACCGGGGTGACGTGCTCGTCCTCGTACAGCTCCAGCAGCAGCTCGTCCCCGCTCAGCCCTTCCGGACGGCGGGCGAGCATCACGAGGATCTCGCTGTGCCGGCGGCTGAGACGCAGCTTGCGGCCCTCCGCGACCAGCAGCGCCTCGTCCCGCCCGAGCGCCGTCAGCCGCACCGACCCCTCCGCGGGCCGCGGCGCCAGCAGCGCCAGCTGCGACTCGGCCGCCCGCGCCACCGCCCCCACGAACGCCAGGCTGTGCGGATGCGCCAGCGGGTTGCCGCCGGTGATGTCCACCGCGCCCAGCAGCCGTCCGCTGTGCGGGTCGTGCACGGGCGCCGCCGCGCACGTCCACTCCTGGACCGGCCGCCGGAAGTGCTCGG from Streptomyces sp. FIT100 includes these protein-coding regions:
- a CDS encoding aldehyde dehydrogenase family protein, with the translated sequence MTRYAAPGTDGAIVTFAPRYDHWIGGESVPPAQGRYFENPSPVNGQPFTEIARGTAEDVERALDAAHAAAPAWGRTAPEARANILLRIADRMEAHLEELAVAESWENGKPVRETLAADIPLAIDHFRYFAGVLRAQEGSLSELDDSTVAYHFHEPLGVVAQIIPWNFPILMAVWKLAPALAAGNAVVLKPAEQTPASVHFWMSLVADLLPPGVVNIVNGFGAEAGKPLASSPRVAKVAFTGETTTGRLIMQYASENIKPVTLELGGKSPNIFFDDIWSADDELRDKALEGFTMFALNQGEVCTCPSRALIQRGHYSEFLDAGIARTEAIVPGHPLDTETMIGAQASNDQLQKILSYLDIGQQEGAKILTGGQRIEYDGELAGGYYVQPTIFEGDNRMRIFQEEIFGPVVAVTSFSDFDDAIRTANDTLYGLGAGVWTRDINQAYRAGRAIQAGRVWTNCYHAYPAHAAFGGYKQSGIGRETHKMMLDHYQQTKNLLVSYAPQKLGFF
- a CDS encoding GAF domain-containing protein — encoded protein: MTGSWVALGTGGDPVRRGSELRRAYERFATAGRVERTVRPVVAESWQRCARAHVAPEGTASVELADDELGAYRDGHPLSRVMPVIRELMGVYAVDGEHLVAVCDAQARLLWVEGHPDTRRRARRMNFVEGARWTESVAGTNAPGTAIALDRPVQVFAAEHFRRPVQEWTCAAAPVHDPHSGRLLGAVDITGGNPLAHPHSLAFVGAVARAAESQLALLAPRPAEGSVRLTALGRDEALLVAEGRKLRLSRRHSEILVMLARRPEGLSGDELLLELYEDEHVTPVTLRAELSRLRALLGPRLLLSRPYRLAVPVDADFDAAARRLASGAVAAAVSGYAGPLLPGSRAPGVVRLRRRLADQLRAAVIARGDPGLLSDWAYSPWGEDDLAAWQALAAVLPRGRRAAAQARVRELDEEYSA